In one Balaenoptera ricei isolate mBalRic1 chromosome 20, mBalRic1.hap2, whole genome shotgun sequence genomic region, the following are encoded:
- the LOC132355444 gene encoding keratin-associated protein 3-3-like: MACCAPFCCSVPTGPATTICSSDKFCRCGVCLPSTCPHTVWLLGSTCCDNCPPPCHIPQPCVPTCFLLNSAQPTPGLENINLTTFIQPCCEPCIPSCC; the protein is encoded by the coding sequence ATGGCTTGCTGCGCTCCCTTCTGCTGCAGCGTCCCCACCGGCCCTGCCACCACCATCTGCTCCTCTGACAAATTCTGTCGGTGCGGAGTCTGCCTGCCCAGCACCTGCCCACACACGGTTTGGTTACTGGGGTCAACCTGCTGTGACAACTGCCCTCCACCCTGCCACATTCCTCAGCCCTGTGTGCCCACCTGCTTCCTGCTCAACTCTGCCCAGCCCACCCCAGGCCTGGAAAACATCAACCTCACAACCTTCATTCAGCCCTGCTGTGAGCCCTGCATCCCAAGCTGCTGCTGA